A single genomic interval of Halorubrum aethiopicum harbors:
- a CDS encoding phytoene desaturase family protein, whose translation MDAAPDTDAVAGESVVVIGGGFGGLSTACYLADAGADVTLLEKNEQLGGRASRLEAEGFRFDMGPSWYLMPDVFERFFGHFDRSPEEYYTLTHLDPHYRVFWKDGDRVDVLPDMEHNRELFEAYEPGAGDALDAYLEEAERTYEIGMEHFVYEDRPRLRDYVDRDVLRYSWGLSLLGKMQGHVEGYFDHPKLQQLMQYTLVFLGGSPTNTPALYNLMSHVDFNMGVYYPDGGIGAVVDGIVELAEELGVEFAVDAEVTGIEGRYGAFAVDTAGGDRYLSDVVVSNADYAHTEQALLPERKRQYTEEYWESRTFAPSAFLLYLGVEGDVPELAHHTLVLPTRWEEHFAQIFDDPAWPEDPAYYLCVPSKTDETVAPDGHSNLFALVPIAPGLEDTPELREEYREVVLDDIAENTGTELRDRIVFEETFCVEDFADRYNSYDGSALGLAHTLRQTSLFRPPHRSNAVDGLYFTGATTTPGIGVPMCLISGGLTAERIADTIPDP comes from the coding sequence ATGGACGCGGCCCCCGACACCGACGCCGTGGCCGGCGAGTCCGTCGTCGTGATCGGCGGCGGCTTCGGCGGCCTCTCGACGGCCTGTTACCTCGCCGACGCCGGCGCGGACGTCACCCTCCTCGAGAAGAACGAACAGCTCGGCGGGCGCGCGAGCCGCCTCGAGGCCGAGGGGTTCCGCTTCGACATGGGGCCCTCGTGGTACCTCATGCCCGACGTCTTCGAGCGCTTCTTCGGCCACTTCGATCGCTCGCCCGAGGAGTACTACACGCTCACCCACCTCGACCCCCACTACCGCGTGTTCTGGAAGGACGGCGACCGGGTCGACGTGCTCCCCGACATGGAGCACAACCGGGAGCTGTTCGAGGCGTACGAGCCCGGCGCGGGCGACGCGCTCGACGCCTACCTCGAGGAGGCCGAACGCACCTACGAGATCGGGATGGAACACTTCGTCTACGAGGACCGGCCCCGCCTGCGCGACTACGTCGACCGCGACGTGTTGCGCTACTCCTGGGGGCTCTCGCTGCTCGGCAAGATGCAGGGACACGTCGAGGGGTACTTCGATCACCCGAAGCTCCAGCAGCTGATGCAGTACACGCTGGTCTTTCTCGGCGGATCGCCGACCAACACGCCCGCGCTGTACAACCTGATGAGCCACGTCGATTTCAACATGGGCGTCTACTACCCCGACGGCGGGATCGGCGCGGTCGTCGACGGCATCGTCGAGCTGGCGGAGGAGCTCGGCGTCGAGTTCGCCGTCGACGCGGAGGTCACGGGGATCGAGGGACGCTACGGCGCGTTCGCGGTCGACACCGCGGGCGGCGACCGCTATCTATCCGACGTCGTCGTCTCGAACGCGGACTACGCGCACACCGAGCAGGCGCTGTTGCCGGAGCGGAAACGCCAGTACACGGAGGAGTACTGGGAGTCGCGGACGTTCGCGCCCTCGGCGTTCCTCCTGTACCTCGGCGTCGAGGGCGACGTGCCGGAGCTCGCCCACCACACCCTGGTGTTGCCCACGCGGTGGGAGGAGCACTTCGCGCAGATATTCGACGACCCCGCCTGGCCCGAGGACCCCGCCTACTACCTCTGTGTCCCCTCGAAGACCGACGAGACGGTCGCCCCCGACGGGCACAGCAACCTCTTCGCGCTCGTCCCCATCGCGCCCGGTCTGGAGGACACCCCGGAACTGCGCGAGGAGTACCGCGAGGTCGTGCTCGACGACATCGCGGAGAACACCGGGACGGAGCTGCGCGACCGGATCGTCTTCGAGGAGACGTTCTGCGTCGAGGACTTCGCGGACCGCTACAACAGCTACGACGGGAGCGCGCTCGGGCTCGCACACACCCTGCGGCAGACGTCGCTGTTCCGACCGCCGCACCGATCGAACGCGGTCGACGGGCTCTACTTCACCGGCGCGACCACGACGCCCGGCATCGGCGTCCCGATGTGTCTGATAAGCGGCGGACTGACCGCGGAACGGATCGCGGACACGATCCCGGATCCGTGA
- the thiE gene encoding thiamine phosphate synthase: MNTRSDPSSWRTYLVTGAEHSAGRETPTIVADALAGGIDVVQLREKGTDARSRYHLGRRLRELTANADVPLIVNDRVDLAAAVDADGVHLGQSDLPVEVARERLGSDAIVGVSASTVAEATAAVDAGADYLGVGAVYGTDSKDVSGDRDGIGTERIAAVADAVDVPAVGIGGIDAGNAASVVEAGAAGVAVVSAITAAEDPQAATESLREVVSDAR, translated from the coding sequence ATGAATACACGCTCGGATCCGTCGTCGTGGCGAACGTATCTCGTGACGGGGGCGGAGCACTCGGCGGGCAGGGAGACGCCGACGATCGTCGCCGACGCGCTGGCCGGCGGGATCGACGTCGTCCAGCTCCGCGAGAAGGGGACCGACGCGCGGAGTCGCTACCACCTCGGCCGCCGCCTCCGCGAGCTGACCGCGAACGCGGACGTTCCCCTGATAGTCAACGACCGCGTCGACCTCGCGGCGGCGGTCGACGCCGACGGCGTCCACCTGGGACAGTCCGATCTACCGGTCGAGGTCGCCCGCGAGCGGTTGGGTTCCGACGCGATCGTCGGCGTCTCGGCGTCGACCGTCGCGGAGGCGACGGCGGCGGTCGACGCGGGCGCGGACTACCTCGGCGTCGGGGCCGTCTACGGAACGGACTCGAAGGACGTCTCCGGCGACCGCGACGGGATCGGGACCGAGCGGATCGCCGCGGTCGCCGACGCGGTCGACGTGCCCGCGGTCGGGATCGGCGGGATCGACGCGGGGAACGCGGCGAGCGTCGTCGAGGCCGGCGCGGCCGGCGTGGCGGTCGTCTCGGCGATCACGGCCGCCGAGGACCCGCAGGCCGCGACCGAGTCGCTCCGGGAGGTGGTCTCCGATGCCCGATGA
- the thiM gene encoding hydroxyethylthiazole kinase: MPDEQDPATALDADSLRRTLSAVGETAPLVHHLTNDVTTSETANVTLHWGGLPVMADAPAEAGDMAAGADAVVVNTGTADRADVDAMIDAGRRANEADVPVVLDPVGYGATPHRVESVGRLLDAVAFDVIKGNAGEVRGLAGEEATVRGVESVGEASGVADAATALAAETGAVVVASGPTDVVADADGSAYELAVGHERMGSFVGSGCMLASTLGTVAATSRGSDAPVGTTTEAALVATTAYGLAGERAAETNPPGPSSYRTAFMDAVAATAADPPAVGVDDRMSRV; the protein is encoded by the coding sequence ATGCCCGATGAGCAGGACCCGGCTACCGCCCTCGACGCCGACTCCCTCCGCCGGACGCTGTCCGCGGTCGGCGAGACGGCGCCGCTCGTCCATCACCTCACGAACGACGTGACGACGAGCGAGACGGCGAACGTCACCCTTCACTGGGGCGGACTCCCGGTGATGGCCGACGCGCCGGCCGAAGCGGGCGACATGGCCGCCGGCGCGGACGCGGTCGTGGTGAACACCGGCACGGCCGATCGGGCCGACGTCGACGCGATGATCGACGCCGGTCGGCGGGCGAACGAGGCGGACGTTCCGGTGGTTCTCGACCCGGTCGGGTACGGCGCGACCCCACACCGCGTCGAGTCCGTCGGTCGACTGCTCGACGCGGTCGCGTTCGACGTCATCAAGGGGAACGCCGGGGAAGTCCGCGGGCTCGCTGGGGAGGAAGCGACGGTCAGGGGCGTCGAGTCCGTGGGCGAGGCGTCGGGCGTCGCGGACGCCGCGACCGCGCTCGCGGCCGAAACCGGCGCCGTCGTCGTGGCGTCCGGACCGACGGACGTCGTCGCCGACGCGGACGGGAGCGCGTACGAACTCGCGGTCGGCCACGAGCGAATGGGCTCGTTCGTCGGCTCGGGATGTATGCTCGCGAGCACGCTCGGGACGGTCGCGGCGACGTCCCGCGGGAGCGACGCGCCCGTCGGGACGACGACGGAGGCGGCGCTGGTCGCGACGACGGCGTACGGACTGGCCGGCGAGCGCGCGGCCGAGACGAACCCGCCCGGACCGTCGAGCTACCGAACCGCGTTCATGGACGCGGTGGCGGCGACGGCCGCGGACCCGCCGGCGGTCGGCGTCGACGATCGCATGTCGCGAGTCTGA
- a CDS encoding prenyltransferase: MTGSDAAGDEVGDDADSAGDGTTLDRAGDGAADLADHLRYLLVLSRPRFWLYLAGPVAVGVTYGIDGVGGLFTPTTVALAGYFLVPANVFLYGVNDLFDADVDEHNPKKDDREARWRGNRLALAAVVVSAVLGAGTFAITPRVAWPFLAGFLVLAAGYSAPPLRFKTTPFADSVSNGLYILPGAAAYATVAGAVPPTAALAGAWLWTMGMHTFSAIPDIEPDREAGIRTTATLLGESRTYAYCLVCWAAAALSFTAVDARIGALLGVYPVFVAWVSVSAVPVDRAYWWFPALNTAVGTLLAMGGLWRVYPVWEVLG, translated from the coding sequence GTGACCGGTTCCGACGCCGCGGGCGACGAGGTCGGAGACGACGCCGACAGCGCCGGCGACGGGACCACCCTCGACCGCGCCGGCGACGGGGCGGCCGACCTCGCCGACCACCTCCGGTACCTGCTCGTGCTCTCGCGGCCGCGCTTCTGGCTCTACCTCGCCGGCCCCGTCGCGGTCGGGGTCACGTACGGCATCGACGGGGTAGGGGGGTTGTTCACGCCGACGACGGTCGCGCTCGCCGGCTACTTCCTCGTCCCGGCCAACGTGTTCCTCTACGGCGTCAACGACCTCTTCGACGCCGACGTGGACGAACACAACCCGAAGAAGGACGACCGGGAGGCCCGCTGGCGGGGGAACCGGCTCGCGCTCGCCGCCGTGGTCGTCTCGGCGGTCCTCGGGGCCGGGACGTTCGCGATCACGCCACGGGTCGCGTGGCCCTTCCTCGCCGGCTTCCTCGTCCTCGCCGCGGGGTACAGCGCGCCGCCGCTGCGGTTCAAGACGACCCCGTTCGCCGACTCCGTCTCGAACGGGCTCTATATCCTCCCCGGGGCGGCCGCGTACGCGACGGTCGCCGGGGCGGTCCCGCCGACCGCCGCGCTCGCGGGCGCGTGGCTGTGGACGATGGGGATGCACACGTTCTCCGCGATCCCCGACATCGAGCCCGACCGCGAGGCCGGGATCCGGACGACCGCGACCCTGCTCGGCGAGTCGCGAACCTACGCCTACTGTCTCGTCTGCTGGGCCGCCGCCGCGCTCTCGTTCACCGCGGTCGACGCCCGGATCGGCGCGCTTCTCGGGGTCTATCCCGTCTTCGTGGCGTGGGTGTCGGTCTCCGCCGTCCCCGTCGACCGCGCCTACTGGTGGTTCCCCGCGCTCAACACCGCGGTCGGGACGCTGCTCGCGATGGGCGGGCTCTGGCGGGTGTATCCCGTCTGGGAGGTCCTCGGATGA
- a CDS encoding DUF6498-containing protein, translated as MPESVEGTSSDAFGVARDDLSVLVTHLFLVVGIVFFRWNLGEIVLVYLVDVAVTLVLFGTAALFAARPIEDGEAEKWREEPTPIEIAPFLPPLYGRNVRLVASELFRGGFFLCFFAAIALSLFDWTLSSLRSTSIGVTVLAVCGSQLARVWRQCIAGESYRDRSPADAIGLALRPIGRLIVIALYVVAPVTAALGVTLILLLDVESTAALPYGDTIVLLAYVVPVGAASVWLRNDRFEVGLQYKS; from the coding sequence ATGCCGGAGAGTGTCGAAGGGACGTCGTCGGACGCGTTCGGGGTCGCACGGGACGACCTCTCCGTCCTCGTCACGCACCTGTTTCTCGTCGTCGGGATCGTGTTCTTTCGCTGGAACCTCGGCGAGATCGTGCTCGTCTACCTGGTCGACGTTGCGGTCACCCTCGTCCTGTTCGGGACCGCGGCACTCTTCGCGGCACGGCCGATCGAGGACGGCGAAGCCGAGAAGTGGCGGGAGGAGCCGACCCCGATCGAGATAGCTCCGTTCCTCCCGCCGCTGTACGGGAGGAACGTCCGACTGGTCGCGAGCGAACTGTTCAGGGGCGGGTTCTTCCTCTGTTTCTTCGCCGCGATAGCGCTGTCGCTCTTCGATTGGACGCTCTCGTCGCTGCGTTCGACGTCGATCGGCGTCACGGTACTCGCCGTCTGCGGCTCCCAGCTGGCGCGCGTCTGGCGACAGTGTATCGCGGGCGAGTCGTACCGAGACCGGTCGCCGGCGGACGCGATCGGACTCGCGCTACGTCCGATAGGCCGACTGATCGTTATCGCGCTGTACGTCGTCGCGCCGGTCACCGCCGCGCTCGGGGTCACCTTGATCCTCCTGCTCGACGTCGAGTCGACGGCGGCCCTCCCGTACGGGGACACCATCGTACTGCTGGCGTACGTCGTCCCCGTCGGAGCCGCAAGCGTGTGGCTGCGGAACGACCGGTTCGAGGTCGGGCTCCAGTATAAGAGCTGA
- a CDS encoding SDR family oxidoreductase, with protein sequence MERTVAITGATSGIGRAVAEAFVDAGAFVAVSGRDGAAVDRTVAELNGETSRDGATASDDAVGVGDEAAADAGPSDPDPAGTAWGARVDVRDEFDLERFFERVAREAGPVDVVLANAAVFHGAPGESPTDEVGYREFDDAVRTNARGVFATVREAIPHLADDARVLVPSGSVAHESKAGMGAYAVSKAAAEAVARGFAADLDATVGVVDPGLVATDLTGMERARDPDSVAPLFVWAATDAPAEDVDGERVGLREWKKATR encoded by the coding sequence ATGGAACGGACGGTCGCGATCACCGGGGCAACGAGCGGGATCGGGCGGGCGGTCGCGGAGGCGTTCGTCGACGCGGGCGCGTTCGTCGCCGTCTCCGGCCGCGACGGCGCGGCCGTCGACCGGACGGTCGCCGAGTTGAACGGGGAGACGAGCCGGGACGGAGCGACCGCCTCCGACGACGCCGTCGGGGTCGGCGACGAGGCGGCGGCCGACGCCGGTCCCTCCGACCCCGACCCCGCCGGCACCGCGTGGGGCGCTCGCGTCGACGTCCGCGACGAGTTCGACCTCGAGCGCTTCTTCGAGCGCGTCGCCCGCGAGGCCGGCCCCGTCGACGTCGTCCTCGCCAACGCGGCCGTCTTCCACGGCGCGCCGGGCGAGTCGCCGACCGACGAGGTCGGCTACCGCGAGTTCGACGACGCGGTTCGGACGAACGCCCGCGGCGTGTTCGCCACGGTACGCGAGGCGATCCCGCACCTCGCCGACGACGCGCGCGTCCTCGTCCCCTCCGGGTCGGTCGCCCACGAGTCCAAGGCCGGAATGGGCGCGTACGCCGTCTCGAAGGCCGCCGCCGAGGCGGTCGCTCGCGGCTTCGCCGCCGACCTCGACGCGACGGTCGGCGTCGTCGACCCGGGGCTCGTCGCCACCGACCTCACGGGCATGGAGCGCGCCCGCGACCCCGACAGCGTCGCGCCGCTCTTCGTCTGGGCCGCGACCGACGCGCCGGCCGAGGACGTCGACGGCGAGCGCGTCGGGCTCCGCGAGTGGAAGAAGGCGACGCGGTAG
- a CDS encoding tubulin/FtsZ family protein has protein sequence MKLAMIGFGQAGGKVVDKFLEYDKRTGSEIVRAAAAVNTAKADLMGLEHVPESQRVLIGQSRVKGHGVGADNELGAEIAEEDIDEVQGAIDSIPVHEVDAFLVVAGLGGGTGSGGAPVLAKHLKRIYTEPVYGLGVLPGSDEGGIYTLNAARSFQTFVREVDNLMVFDNDAWRKTGESVQGGYEEINEEIVRRFGILFGAGEIQQGQEVAESVVDSSEIINTLSGGGVSTVGYAEEEVEERSSGGLLSRLRKDDGGDELDSAHTTNRITSLVRKAALGRLTLPCEIEGAERALLVLAGPPEYLNRKGIERGRKWLEEQTGSMEVRGGDYPYRGAGFVATVILLAGVTNVPRIKELQEVAIEAQDNLDEIREESDENLDNLVSDDGDELESLF, from the coding sequence ATGAAACTGGCAATGATCGGATTCGGACAGGCGGGTGGGAAAGTCGTCGACAAGTTCCTGGAGTACGACAAACGGACGGGTTCGGAGATCGTGCGCGCCGCCGCGGCGGTGAACACGGCCAAGGCCGACCTCATGGGGCTCGAACACGTCCCCGAGAGCCAGCGCGTGCTCATCGGGCAGTCCCGGGTGAAGGGGCACGGCGTCGGCGCGGACAACGAGCTCGGCGCGGAGATCGCCGAGGAGGACATCGACGAGGTACAGGGCGCGATCGACTCGATCCCGGTCCACGAGGTGGACGCGTTCCTCGTCGTGGCGGGGCTCGGCGGCGGCACCGGCTCGGGGGGCGCGCCGGTGCTCGCGAAACACCTCAAGCGGATCTACACGGAGCCCGTCTACGGGCTCGGCGTGTTGCCGGGGAGCGACGAGGGTGGCATCTACACCCTGAACGCGGCACGGTCGTTCCAGACGTTCGTCCGCGAGGTGGACAACCTGATGGTGTTCGACAACGACGCCTGGCGGAAGACGGGCGAGTCCGTCCAGGGCGGCTACGAGGAGATCAACGAGGAGATCGTCCGGCGCTTCGGGATCCTCTTCGGGGCGGGCGAGATCCAGCAGGGCCAGGAGGTCGCGGAAAGCGTCGTCGACTCCTCGGAGATCATCAACACGCTCTCGGGCGGCGGCGTCTCCACGGTCGGCTACGCCGAGGAGGAGGTCGAGGAGCGCAGCTCCGGCGGCCTGCTCTCGCGGCTCCGAAAGGACGACGGCGGCGACGAGCTCGACAGCGCACACACCACCAACCGGATCACGAGCCTCGTCCGCAAGGCGGCGCTCGGCCGGCTCACGCTCCCCTGTGAGATCGAGGGCGCGGAGCGGGCGCTGCTCGTGCTCGCGGGCCCGCCGGAGTACCTCAACCGGAAGGGCATCGAGCGCGGCCGCAAGTGGCTCGAAGAGCAGACCGGCTCGATGGAGGTCCGCGGCGGCGACTACCCGTACCGCGGCGCAGGCTTCGTCGCGACCGTAATCTTGCTCGCGGGCGTCACGAACGTCCCGCGGATCAAGGAGCTCCAGGAGGTCGCCATCGAGGCGCAGGACAACCTCGACGAGATCCGCGAGGAGAGCGACGAGAACCTCGACAACCTCGTCAGCGACGACGGCGACGAGCTCGAGTCGCTGTTCTAG
- the cofG gene encoding 7,8-didemethyl-8-hydroxy-5-deazariboflavin synthase subunit CofG yields the protein MFAGADGYGIDVDVDDRAVERLLSIGPADVDAADRLTFARNVFVPLTTACRYTCTYCTYYDVPGEASLLSPEEVRERCRVGADAGCTEALFTFGDEPDDRYTAIHETLDEWGFDSIHDYLHRACEIALEEGLLPHSNPGDLTEETFRDLREVNASMGVMLETTADVDAHSGGRRKTPGQRLNTIRAAGRQGVPFTTGILVGIGEGWRDRAESLLAIRALHERHGHVQEVIVQNVVPNERSDFAKPDLETMRRVVAMARAALPPEVSVQVPPNLSPAADLVDCGIDDLGGVSPVTDDYVNPQYAWPDLDGLRAVADAGEIPLRERLPTYARYLPEGVRPPGVEPAPAPENRDAWIPPAVADRIRADDVHGRRFRAVARDDGPLDPRPARGD from the coding sequence GTGTTCGCCGGAGCGGACGGGTACGGGATCGACGTCGACGTCGACGATCGGGCGGTCGAGCGGCTGCTCTCGATCGGCCCCGCCGACGTCGACGCCGCGGACCGGCTCACCTTCGCCCGGAACGTCTTCGTGCCGCTGACGACCGCCTGCCGGTACACCTGTACGTACTGTACCTACTACGACGTGCCGGGCGAGGCGTCGCTGCTCTCGCCCGAGGAGGTGCGCGAGCGGTGCCGGGTCGGCGCGGACGCGGGCTGTACGGAGGCGCTTTTCACCTTCGGCGACGAGCCGGACGACCGCTACACGGCGATCCACGAGACGCTCGACGAGTGGGGGTTCGACTCGATCCACGACTACCTCCACCGGGCCTGCGAGATCGCCTTGGAGGAGGGGCTCCTCCCGCACTCGAACCCCGGCGACCTCACCGAGGAGACGTTCCGTGACCTGCGGGAGGTGAACGCGTCGATGGGCGTGATGCTGGAGACGACCGCCGACGTCGACGCTCACAGCGGGGGTCGACGGAAGACGCCGGGTCAGCGGCTGAACACGATCCGGGCGGCGGGTCGGCAGGGCGTCCCGTTCACGACCGGGATCCTCGTGGGGATCGGCGAGGGGTGGCGGGACCGCGCGGAGAGCCTGCTCGCGATCCGGGCGCTCCACGAGCGGCACGGCCACGTCCAGGAGGTCATCGTCCAGAACGTCGTCCCCAACGAGCGGTCGGACTTCGCGAAGCCGGATCTGGAGACGATGCGGCGGGTCGTCGCGATGGCGCGGGCCGCGTTACCCCCCGAGGTGTCCGTCCAAGTGCCGCCGAACCTCTCGCCCGCGGCCGACCTCGTCGACTGCGGGATCGACGACCTCGGCGGCGTCTCCCCCGTCACCGACGACTACGTCAACCCGCAGTACGCGTGGCCCGATCTCGACGGACTCCGGGCGGTCGCCGACGCGGGAGAGATTCCGCTCCGCGAGCGACTCCCGACGTACGCCAGGTACCTTCCCGAGGGCGTTCGGCCTCCCGGCGTCGAACCGGCACCCGCCCCGGAGAACCGCGACGCGTGGATCCCGCCCGCGGTCGCGGACCGGATCCGCGCCGACGACGTCCACGGCCGGCGGTTCCGGGCGGTCGCCCGCGACGACGGGCCGCTCGACCCGCGACCGGCGCGCGGCGACTGA
- the cofC gene encoding 2-phospho-L-lactate guanylyltransferase: MEVLVPFSADRPKSRLADALSPSERAAFARAMLADVLTAVVDAGGDPRLLATDAFDPTDEPTVPLDPPVVVDDRPLTEAVNAVLEERRPGEEVGPLAVVMADLALATPETLDRLFAAGREADVAIAPGRGGGTNALVASHPEFRVDYHGASYLDHRRIAADIGAELAAVDSHRLGTDVDEPGDLAEVLIHGEGRAATWLREAGFALDASGGRVTVVRE, from the coding sequence ATGGAGGTCCTCGTCCCCTTCTCCGCCGACCGACCGAAATCGCGGCTCGCGGACGCCCTCTCTCCCTCCGAGCGGGCCGCGTTCGCGCGGGCGATGCTCGCCGACGTGCTGACGGCGGTAGTCGACGCCGGCGGCGACCCGCGACTCCTCGCCACGGACGCGTTCGACCCGACCGACGAGCCGACGGTCCCTCTCGATCCGCCGGTCGTCGTCGACGACCGACCGCTCACCGAGGCGGTCAACGCCGTCCTCGAGGAGCGTCGACCGGGCGAGGAAGTCGGCCCGCTCGCGGTCGTGATGGCCGATCTCGCGCTCGCGACCCCCGAGACGCTCGACCGGCTGTTCGCGGCCGGCCGCGAGGCCGACGTCGCGATCGCCCCGGGCCGCGGCGGCGGCACGAACGCCCTCGTCGCTTCCCACCCGGAGTTCCGGGTGGACTACCACGGCGCGTCGTACCTCGACCACCGGCGGATCGCGGCCGATATCGGCGCGGAGCTCGCCGCGGTCGACTCCCACCGGCTCGGTACCGACGTCGACGAGCCCGGCGACCTCGCGGAGGTGCTGATCCACGGCGAGGGTCGCGCGGCGACGTGGCTCCGAGAGGCCGGCTTCGCGCTCGACGCGTCCGGCGGTCGCGTGACGGTCGTTCGGGAGTGA
- the cruF gene encoding bisanhydrobacterioruberin hydratase, with amino-acid sequence MSDDAPSTTDASPETSAGSESGTVRDRLPNTREGAERLLDGIVRDNRFTIAVLFPAVGAVTLVGSAEGWIPEPFAFHPWFVLFGVCVMRSPLAVGVLPLLDRRAAGWLGVLVAYTYAIESVGVATGWPYGSFEYAIDLGPMLGGVPLALPVFFIPLVVNAYLLCLLLLGGRASSTAVRLVAVSATVVAMDVVLDPGAVAVGFWTFGGGAFYGVPLSNYAGWVLSAVVAVFTLDRAFETDAVRERLADCEFMLDDMVSFVILWGGINVRFGNVLPALVAVAFGLGLLATDRFDAGLLRP; translated from the coding sequence ATGAGCGACGACGCTCCCTCGACGACGGACGCGAGCCCGGAGACGTCCGCGGGTTCCGAGTCGGGCACCGTCCGCGACCGGCTACCGAACACCCGCGAGGGGGCCGAGCGCCTTCTCGACGGGATCGTCCGCGACAACCGGTTCACCATCGCCGTGTTGTTCCCGGCGGTCGGCGCGGTCACGCTCGTCGGGAGCGCGGAGGGGTGGATCCCCGAGCCGTTCGCCTTCCACCCTTGGTTCGTGCTGTTCGGCGTCTGCGTGATGCGGTCGCCGCTCGCCGTCGGCGTCCTCCCGCTCCTCGACCGGCGGGCGGCCGGCTGGCTCGGCGTCCTCGTCGCGTACACCTACGCCATCGAGAGCGTCGGGGTCGCGACGGGGTGGCCCTACGGTAGCTTCGAGTACGCGATCGACCTCGGCCCGATGCTCGGTGGTGTTCCCCTCGCGCTGCCGGTCTTCTTCATCCCGCTCGTGGTCAACGCCTACCTGCTCTGTCTGCTGCTCCTCGGCGGGCGAGCCTCGAGCACCGCGGTCCGGCTCGTCGCCGTGAGCGCGACCGTGGTCGCGATGGACGTGGTGTTGGACCCCGGCGCGGTCGCCGTCGGCTTCTGGACGTTCGGCGGCGGCGCGTTCTACGGCGTGCCGCTCTCCAACTACGCCGGCTGGGTGTTGTCGGCGGTCGTCGCCGTGTTCACGCTGGATCGCGCGTTCGAGACGGACGCCGTCCGCGAGCGGCTGGCGGACTGCGAGTTCATGCTCGACGACATGGTGAGCTTCGTGATCCTCTGGGGCGGGATCAACGTCCGATTCGGCAACGTCCTCCCCGCGCTCGTCGCGGTCGCGTTCGGCCTCGGACTCCTCGCGACGGACCGGTTCGACGCCGGCCTGTTGCGGCCGTGA
- a CDS encoding mechanosensitive ion channel family protein, which translates to MVPLQFGLSGIAAAIAGFLFTAFLFVAGFVAVLLLGKVLFVPGVERTIESRGLDEAVKSLGSSVANAVVWVAAVAIGFTLAGYGAFLSAFAVFGGAIALAVGFAAQDLLGNFVAGVFILKDKPFEVGDWIEWDGNAGRVEDIDLRVSRVRTFDNERVTVPNGDLANNAVTNPVAYETLRQKFVFGIGYDDDIAQATDIIVEKAEAHAEILDDPAPSVRVVELGDSAVGLQSRWWIDEPDRGDFVRVRSEYVTAVKEAFDEAGIDMPYVHRQLTGSVEVIEDVADGE; encoded by the coding sequence ATGGTACCACTTCAGTTCGGATTGTCGGGGATCGCGGCGGCGATCGCGGGGTTCCTGTTCACCGCGTTCCTGTTCGTCGCCGGCTTCGTCGCGGTGTTGTTGCTCGGGAAGGTCCTCTTCGTGCCGGGCGTGGAGCGAACGATCGAGTCCCGAGGGCTGGACGAGGCGGTGAAGAGCCTGGGCTCGAGCGTCGCGAACGCGGTCGTCTGGGTGGCGGCGGTCGCGATCGGGTTCACGCTCGCGGGGTACGGGGCGTTCCTCTCGGCGTTCGCCGTCTTCGGCGGCGCGATCGCGCTCGCGGTCGGGTTCGCCGCACAGGACCTGCTGGGGAACTTCGTCGCCGGCGTCTTCATCCTGAAGGACAAGCCGTTCGAGGTCGGGGACTGGATCGAGTGGGACGGCAACGCGGGCCGCGTCGAGGACATCGACCTGCGCGTCTCGCGGGTCCGCACCTTCGACAACGAGCGGGTCACGGTCCCGAACGGGGACCTGGCGAACAACGCCGTCACGAACCCCGTGGCCTACGAGACGCTCCGCCAGAAGTTCGTCTTCGGCATCGGCTACGACGACGACATCGCCCAGGCGACGGACATCATCGTCGAGAAGGCCGAGGCGCACGCGGAGATACTCGACGACCCCGCCCCGTCGGTTCGCGTGGTCGAGCTCGGCGACTCCGCCGTGGGGCTCCAGTCGCGCTGGTGGATCGACGAGCCCGACCGCGGCGACTTCGTCCGAGTGCGCTCGGAGTACGTCACCGCGGTGAAGGAGGCGTTCGACGAGGCCGGCATCGACATGCCGTACGTCCACCGGCAGCTCACCGGCAGCGTCGAGGTCATCGAGGACGTCGCGGACGGCGAGTAG